A stretch of the Enterobacter mori genome encodes the following:
- the gsiC gene encoding glutathione ABC transporter permease GsiC, with protein MLNYVCKRLLGLIPTLLIVAVLVFLFVHMLPGDPARLVAGPEADATVIELVRKQLGLDRPLYMQFLHYMGNVLQGDFGTSMVSRRPVSEEIASRFMPTFWLTLASMGWAVVFGLGAGIVAAVWRNRWPDKLGMALAVTGISFPAFALGMLLMQIFSVELGWLPTVGADTWKHYILPSMTLGAAVAAVMARFTRASFVDVLSEDYIRTARAKGVSEKWVILKHGFRNAMIPVVTMMGLQFGFLLGGSIVVEKVFNWPGLGRLLVDSVDMRDYPVIQAEVLLFSLEFILINLVVDVLYAAINPAIRYK; from the coding sequence ATGCTGAATTATGTTTGTAAACGCCTGCTGGGGCTTATCCCGACGCTGCTGATTGTGGCGGTGCTGGTGTTTTTGTTTGTCCATATGCTGCCGGGGGATCCGGCGCGTCTGGTTGCCGGGCCTGAAGCGGATGCGACCGTTATTGAACTGGTGCGCAAGCAGCTGGGTCTCGACAGGCCGCTCTATATGCAGTTTCTGCACTATATGGGCAACGTGCTGCAGGGCGATTTTGGCACCTCAATGGTGTCGCGTCGCCCGGTGTCGGAAGAGATTGCCAGCCGCTTTATGCCGACCTTTTGGTTAACCCTTGCCAGCATGGGCTGGGCGGTGGTGTTTGGTCTCGGTGCGGGGATTGTCGCCGCCGTCTGGCGCAACCGCTGGCCGGATAAACTGGGTATGGCGCTGGCCGTGACCGGTATCTCCTTCCCGGCATTCGCCCTCGGGATGCTGCTGATGCAGATCTTCTCCGTCGAGCTGGGCTGGCTGCCGACCGTGGGCGCGGATACCTGGAAGCACTATATTCTCCCATCGATGACCCTTGGCGCAGCCGTGGCGGCGGTGATGGCGCGCTTTACCCGCGCCTCGTTTGTTGACGTGCTGAGCGAAGACTACATCCGCACCGCGCGGGCGAAAGGAGTCAGCGAGAAGTGGGTCATTCTCAAGCACGGTTTTCGCAACGCGATGATCCCGGTGGTAACCATGATGGGGCTGCAGTTTGGCTTCCTGCTGGGCGGCTCTATTGTGGTGGAGAAGGTCTTCAACTGGCCTGGGCTGGGGCGTCTGCTGGTCGATTCGGTCGACATGCGCGATTATCCGGTTATTCAGGCTGAAGTCCTGCTTTTCTCGCTGGAGTTTATTCTTATCAACTTAGTGGTGGACGTGCTTTACGCCGCCATTAACCCGGCCATCAGGTACAAGTAA
- the gsiD gene encoding glutathione ABC transporter permease GsiD — MRLLNWRRQAVLNAMPGLKPEHIRTPWSEFWRRFRRQPVAMTAGLFVLLLIVVAIVAPWVAPFDAENYFDYDRLNDGPSMMHWFGVDSLGRDIFSRVLVGAQISLAAGVFAVLIGAAIGTVLGLVAGYYEGWWDRIIMRICDVLFAFPGILLAIAVVAIMGSGMANVIIAVAVFSIPAFARLVRGNTLVLKQQTFIESARSMGASDATILFSHILPGTVSSIVVYFTMRIGVSIISAASLSFLGLGAQPPTPEWGAMLNEARADMVIAPHVAIFPSLAIFLTVLAFNLLGDGLRDALDPRIKG; from the coding sequence ATGCGATTGTTGAACTGGCGTCGTCAGGCCGTATTAAACGCTATGCCGGGGCTAAAGCCGGAGCACATCCGCACGCCGTGGTCTGAATTCTGGCGGCGTTTTCGCCGTCAGCCTGTCGCGATGACGGCGGGGCTGTTTGTTTTGCTGCTGATTGTGGTGGCGATCGTTGCGCCGTGGGTCGCGCCGTTTGATGCGGAAAACTATTTTGACTATGACCGCCTGAACGACGGGCCGTCGATGATGCACTGGTTCGGCGTGGATTCGCTCGGGCGGGATATCTTCAGCCGCGTGCTGGTGGGAGCGCAGATCTCACTTGCTGCCGGGGTCTTTGCGGTATTAATCGGCGCGGCAATCGGCACGGTGCTGGGTCTCGTCGCCGGGTATTACGAAGGCTGGTGGGACCGCATCATCATGCGCATCTGCGACGTGCTGTTTGCCTTTCCCGGCATTCTGCTGGCGATTGCCGTGGTGGCGATCATGGGCAGCGGCATGGCGAACGTCATTATTGCGGTCGCGGTCTTTTCGATTCCGGCCTTTGCCCGTCTGGTGCGCGGCAATACGCTGGTGCTGAAACAGCAGACCTTTATTGAATCCGCCCGCAGTATGGGGGCCAGCGATGCCACGATCTTGTTCAGCCATATTCTGCCGGGTACGGTGTCGTCCATCGTGGTCTATTTCACCATGCGTATCGGCGTGTCGATTATCTCGGCGGCCAGCCTGTCGTTTCTGGGGTTAGGGGCTCAGCCTCCAACGCCGGAGTGGGGTGCGATGCTGAACGAAGCGAGGGCAGATATGGTGATTGCGCCGCACGTGGCGATCTTCCCGAGCCTGGCGATTTTCCTGACCGTGCTGGCGTTTAATCTGCTGGGTGACGGGCTGCGCGACGCGCTGGATCCGAGGATAAAGGGGTAG
- the rimO gene encoding 30S ribosomal protein S12 methylthiotransferase RimO: MSNVTHQPKIGFVSLGCPKNLVDSERILTELRTEGYDVVPSYDNADMVIVNTCGFIDSAVQESLEAIGEALTENGKVIVTGCLGAKVDQIREVHPKVLEITGPHSYEQVLEHVHHYVPKPKHNPFLSLVPEQGVKLTPRHYAYLKISEGCNHRCTFCIIPSMRGDLVSRPIGEVLAEAKRLADAGVKELLVISQDTSAYGVDVKHRSGFHNGEPVKTSMVGLCEQLSKLGIWTRLHYVYPYPHVDDVIPLMAEGKILPYLDIPLQHASPRILKLMKRPGSVDRQLARIKQWREICPDLTLRSTFIVGFPGETEEDFQMLLDFLKEARLDRVGCFKYSPVEGATANELADQVPEEVKEERWNRFMQLQQQISAERLQEKVGREILVIIDEVDEEGAIGRSMADAPEIDGAVYLNGETRVKPGDIIRVKVENADEYDLWGSRV, from the coding sequence ATGAGCAATGTTACGCACCAGCCGAAAATCGGCTTCGTCTCCCTCGGCTGCCCGAAAAACCTGGTGGATTCCGAACGCATCCTGACCGAACTTCGTACCGAAGGCTATGACGTGGTGCCAAGCTACGACAATGCCGACATGGTGATCGTCAACACCTGCGGTTTTATCGACAGTGCGGTTCAGGAGTCCCTGGAAGCCATCGGTGAAGCCCTGACCGAAAACGGCAAAGTGATTGTCACCGGCTGCCTGGGCGCGAAAGTGGATCAGATCCGCGAAGTGCATCCGAAGGTGCTGGAGATCACCGGCCCGCACAGCTACGAGCAGGTGCTGGAACATGTTCATCACTACGTGCCAAAACCAAAGCACAACCCGTTCCTGAGCCTGGTGCCGGAACAGGGCGTGAAGCTGACGCCGCGCCACTACGCGTACCTGAAAATTTCCGAAGGCTGTAATCATCGCTGCACCTTCTGCATCATACCGTCCATGCGTGGCGATCTGGTGAGCCGTCCGATTGGCGAAGTGCTGGCGGAAGCCAAACGTCTGGCTGACGCGGGCGTGAAGGAGCTGCTGGTCATCTCCCAGGACACCTCAGCCTACGGCGTGGACGTTAAGCACCGTTCCGGTTTCCACAACGGTGAGCCGGTAAAAACCAGCATGGTGGGCCTGTGCGAGCAGCTGTCTAAACTCGGTATCTGGACGCGTCTGCACTACGTCTACCCGTACCCGCACGTTGACGACGTGATCCCGCTGATGGCGGAAGGCAAAATTCTGCCGTACCTGGATATCCCGCTGCAGCACGCCAGCCCGCGTATTCTGAAGCTGATGAAGCGCCCTGGCTCGGTTGACCGTCAGCTGGCGCGCATCAAGCAGTGGCGTGAAATCTGCCCTGACCTGACCCTGCGCTCCACGTTTATCGTCGGCTTCCCGGGTGAAACCGAAGAAGATTTCCAGATGCTGCTCGACTTCCTGAAAGAAGCCCGTCTGGACCGCGTTGGCTGCTTCAAGTACAGCCCGGTAGAAGGCGCAACCGCCAACGAACTGGCGGATCAGGTGCCGGAAGAGGTAAAAGAAGAGCGCTGGAACCGCTTCATGCAGCTGCAGCAGCAGATCTCTGCTGAGCGCCTGCAGGAGAAAGTGGGCCGCGAAATTCTGGTCATCATCGATGAAGTGGACGAAGAAGGCGCGATTGGCCGCAGCATGGCGGATGCCCCTGAAATCGACGGCGCGGTGTACCTGAACGGCGAAACCAGGGTTAAGCCGGGTGATATTATTCGCGTGAAGGTTGAAAACGCGGATGAGTATGACCTGTGGGGTAGCCGGGTTTAA
- the bssR gene encoding biofilm formation regulator BssR gives MSVDRLKRDLLNKLINARIDLAAYLQLRKAKGYMSVSESEHLRDNLFELCNFMREKAPTLKAEYDESELMALRRAAEVLSIAGVCLMNGRHDCPNFIAVNAEKLENCLTTLSLCIMCLNEHAKLAQH, from the coding sequence ATGTCCGTTGACAGACTGAAACGCGATCTGCTTAACAAGCTGATCAACGCCCGAATCGACCTGGCCGCCTATCTGCAGCTCAGGAAGGCAAAAGGCTATATGTCAGTCAGCGAAAGCGAACATCTGCGTGATAATCTGTTTGAACTTTGCAATTTCATGCGTGAAAAAGCACCGACCCTGAAAGCGGAATACGACGAAAGCGAGCTAATGGCGCTGCGCCGCGCCGCTGAGGTGCTCTCCATTGCAGGGGTATGTTTGATGAACGGACGCCACGACTGCCCGAATTTTATCGCTGTTAACGCGGAGAAGCTTGAAAACTGCCTGACAACGCTCTCTCTTTGCATCATGTGTCTGAACGAGCATGCGAAGCTTGCCCAGCACTGA
- a CDS encoding PQQ-dependent sugar dehydrogenase, giving the protein MHRSSLILLPALFFPFSLLAAPDAVKVEVLQNRLDHPWSLAFLPDDKGVLITLRGGQLKRWQAGKGLSDPIIGVPKVWANGQGGLLDVVLAPDFEQSRRIWLSYAEVGNDGKAGTAVGYGRLSDDLSRIEAFQVVFRQMPKLSTGNHFGGRLVFDGKGYLFIGLGENNQRPTAQDLDKLQGKVVRLTEDGKVPPDNPFVNTSGARPEIWSYGIRNPQGMAMNPWSDTLWLNEHGPRGGDEINIPEKGKNYGWPLATHGINYSGLKIPEAKGEHAEGTEKPLFVWKVSPAVSGMAFYNSDVFPQWKNKLFIGALKEKDVIVLSIDGNKVTEDGRILGDRDRRIRDVRVGPDGYLYVLTDETDGQLLKVSPSGT; this is encoded by the coding sequence ATGCATCGATCCTCGCTGATTTTACTGCCTGCGTTATTTTTCCCTTTTTCTCTTCTCGCTGCACCTGACGCAGTAAAGGTCGAGGTGTTGCAAAACCGACTCGATCACCCCTGGTCACTGGCCTTTTTGCCGGACGATAAAGGTGTGCTCATCACGCTCAGAGGCGGCCAGCTGAAACGCTGGCAGGCCGGGAAAGGGTTGTCCGACCCGATTATTGGCGTGCCCAAGGTGTGGGCAAACGGCCAGGGCGGTTTGCTGGACGTGGTGCTGGCACCTGATTTTGAACAATCGCGACGCATCTGGCTGAGCTATGCCGAAGTGGGTAATGACGGGAAAGCGGGAACGGCGGTGGGCTACGGTCGGCTGAGCGACGATCTGTCGCGCATTGAAGCTTTCCAGGTGGTGTTCCGCCAGATGCCGAAACTCTCCACCGGGAACCATTTTGGCGGTCGGCTGGTGTTCGACGGCAAAGGCTATCTCTTTATTGGTCTGGGTGAAAACAACCAGCGCCCGACGGCGCAGGATCTGGACAAGCTTCAGGGCAAAGTGGTGCGCCTGACGGAAGACGGGAAGGTGCCGCCGGATAACCCGTTTGTGAATACCTCCGGCGCGCGGCCTGAAATCTGGTCCTACGGCATTCGTAACCCGCAGGGGATGGCTATGAACCCGTGGAGCGACACGCTGTGGCTTAACGAGCACGGCCCGCGCGGCGGGGATGAAATCAACATCCCGGAAAAAGGGAAGAATTACGGTTGGCCGCTGGCGACTCACGGCATTAACTACAGCGGCCTGAAAATTCCGGAAGCCAAAGGCGAGCACGCGGAGGGAACGGAAAAACCGCTGTTTGTCTGGAAGGTTTCCCCTGCGGTGAGCGGCATGGCGTTTTACAACAGCGACGTCTTCCCGCAGTGGAAAAACAAACTGTTTATCGGTGCGCTGAAGGAGAAAGACGTCATCGTGCTGAGCATCGACGGCAATAAGGTAACGGAAGACGGGCGCATTCTGGGTGATAGAGATCGACGTATTCGCGATGTGCGGGTGGGGCCGGACGGCTATTTATATGTCCTGACCGACGAGACGGACGGGCAGCTGTTGAAAGTCAGCCCGTCCGGCACGTAA
- a CDS encoding glutathione S-transferase family protein, with amino-acid sequence MITLWGRNNSTNVKKVLWTLEELDLPFNQIMAGMSFGVNKEADYLAMNPNGLVPLLRDDETDATLWESNTIVRYLAAQYGQGRLWVESPAQRAQGEKWMDWANQTLSPTHRVILMGLIRTPEPERDYPAIHAAQDACENLFAMMDDELAKHTWFSGDAFGVGDIAVAPFVWNLTNMGLKWTPRPHLDRWLQQLSERPAYRNSVMIPVT; translated from the coding sequence ATGATTACGCTGTGGGGCAGGAACAACTCAACCAACGTGAAGAAAGTGCTCTGGACGCTGGAGGAACTGGATTTACCCTTTAATCAAATCATGGCTGGCATGTCGTTCGGCGTGAACAAAGAGGCCGACTATCTGGCGATGAACCCGAACGGGCTGGTGCCGCTGCTGCGCGACGATGAGACCGATGCCACGCTGTGGGAGTCCAACACCATTGTCCGTTACCTTGCCGCGCAGTACGGTCAGGGCCGTCTGTGGGTAGAGAGCCCGGCCCAGCGTGCTCAGGGTGAGAAGTGGATGGACTGGGCAAACCAGACGCTCTCTCCCACCCACCGCGTGATCCTGATGGGGCTCATCCGCACGCCTGAACCTGAACGTGACTACCCCGCTATTCATGCCGCCCAGGACGCCTGCGAAAATCTGTTTGCGATGATGGATGACGAGCTGGCGAAGCACACATGGTTCTCAGGCGACGCGTTCGGCGTGGGCGATATTGCGGTTGCGCCATTCGTCTGGAATCTGACCAATATGGGTCTGAAATGGACGCCGCGCCCTCATCTCGACCGCTGGCTTCAGCAGCTCAGCGAACGCCCGGCGTACCGTAACTCGGTGATGATCCCGGTTACCTGA
- the dacC gene encoding serine-type D-Ala-D-Ala carboxypeptidase, with product MTRKMTSLRSLAAGSALLFLFAPTLYAAEQAAPEAPPVDARAWILMDYASGKVLAEGNADEKLDPASLTKIMTSYVVGQALKAGKIKLDDMVTVGKDAWATGNPALRGSSVMFLKPGDQVSVSDLNKGVIIQSGNDACIALADYVAGSQDSFIGLMNGYAQKLGLTNTTFKTVHGLDAPGQFSTARDMALLGKALIHDVPDEYAIHKEKEFTFNKIRQQNRNRLLWSSNVNVDGMKTGTTAGAGYNLVASATQGDMRLVSVVLGTKTDRIRFNESEKLLTWGFRFFETVTPIKPDATFVSQRVWFGDKSEVNLGAGEAGSVTIPRGQLKNLKASFTLTDPQLTAPLKKGQVVGTIDFQLNGKSIEQRPLIVMEAVEEGGFFSRMWDFVLMKFHGWFGSWFS from the coding sequence ATGACGCGAAAAATGACTTCTCTGCGCAGCCTGGCGGCAGGCTCTGCACTCCTCTTCCTTTTTGCCCCAACGCTCTACGCGGCGGAACAGGCGGCGCCCGAAGCGCCACCGGTGGATGCCCGCGCCTGGATCTTAATGGACTACGCCAGCGGTAAAGTGCTGGCGGAAGGGAATGCCGACGAAAAACTCGATCCGGCCAGCCTGACTAAAATCATGACCAGCTACGTGGTGGGTCAGGCGCTGAAAGCAGGCAAAATTAAGCTTGATGATATGGTCACCGTCGGGAAAGACGCCTGGGCGACCGGTAACCCGGCGCTGCGGGGCTCGTCGGTCATGTTCCTGAAGCCCGGGGATCAGGTCTCCGTTTCCGATCTGAATAAAGGGGTGATCATTCAGTCGGGAAATGATGCATGTATCGCGCTGGCCGATTACGTTGCGGGCAGCCAGGATTCGTTTATTGGTTTGATGAATGGCTATGCGCAAAAACTGGGCCTGACCAACACCACGTTTAAAACGGTACACGGTCTCGATGCGCCGGGACAGTTCAGCACCGCGCGTGACATGGCGCTGCTGGGGAAAGCGTTGATCCACGACGTACCGGACGAATACGCGATCCATAAAGAGAAAGAGTTTACCTTCAATAAAATCCGTCAGCAGAACCGCAACCGTCTGTTGTGGAGCAGCAACGTCAACGTGGACGGGATGAAGACCGGCACTACGGCGGGCGCGGGATACAATCTGGTTGCTTCCGCTACCCAGGGCGATATGCGCCTGGTGTCGGTGGTGCTGGGCACCAAAACCGACCGTATCCGTTTTAACGAATCAGAAAAACTGTTGACCTGGGGCTTCCGCTTCTTTGAAACCGTGACGCCGATTAAGCCGGATGCCACGTTCGTCAGCCAGCGCGTCTGGTTTGGCGATAAGAGCGAGGTGAATCTGGGCGCTGGTGAGGCCGGTTCAGTGACCATTCCGCGCGGTCAGCTGAAAAACCTGAAAGCCAGCTTCACCCTGACCGACCCGCAGCTCACGGCTCCGCTGAAAAAAGGCCAGGTCGTCGGGACGATTGATTTCCAGCTTAACGGCAAGTCGATTGAACAGCGTCCGCTGATTGTGATGGAAGCGGTAGAAGAGGGCGGATTCTTCAGCCGGATGTGGGATTTCGTACTGATGAAATTCCACGGGTGGTTTGGCAGCTGGTTTAGCTAA
- the deoR gene encoding DNA-binding transcriptional repressor DeoR has product METRRDDRIAQLLQALKRSDKLHLKEAATLLGVSEMTIRRDLNSDSAPVVLLGGYIVLEPRSASHYLISDQKTRLVEEKRKAARLAASLVQPHQTLFFDCGTTTPWIIEAIESSLPFTAVCYSLNTFLALQEKPECRVILCGGEFHASNAIFKPLNLHDTLSNLCPDIAFYSAAGVNVHQGATCFNLEELPVKHWALNAAQYHVLVVDHSKFGKVRPARMGELAQFDAIVSDCRPDDEIVAHAKAQQVKLMY; this is encoded by the coding sequence ATGGAAACACGACGCGATGACCGCATTGCTCAGCTGCTCCAGGCGCTGAAGCGCAGTGATAAACTGCACCTCAAGGAAGCCGCCACGCTGCTCGGCGTCTCTGAGATGACCATTCGTCGGGATCTTAACAGCGACAGCGCCCCCGTTGTGCTGCTGGGCGGATACATCGTCCTCGAGCCGCGTAGCGCCAGCCACTACCTGATCAGCGATCAAAAAACGCGTCTGGTGGAAGAAAAGCGCAAAGCGGCACGGCTCGCAGCCTCTCTGGTGCAGCCGCATCAAACCCTGTTTTTTGACTGCGGCACTACCACACCCTGGATCATCGAAGCCATCGAAAGCAGCCTCCCGTTTACCGCCGTGTGCTACTCACTGAACACCTTTCTGGCGCTGCAGGAGAAACCCGAATGCCGGGTGATCCTTTGCGGCGGTGAGTTCCACGCCAGTAACGCCATTTTCAAGCCGCTGAATCTTCATGACACGCTGAGTAATTTATGCCCGGATATCGCGTTTTATTCTGCAGCAGGGGTGAACGTGCATCAGGGCGCGACCTGCTTTAACCTGGAAGAGTTACCCGTGAAGCACTGGGCGTTAAATGCCGCGCAGTATCATGTGCTGGTGGTGGACCACAGCAAGTTTGGCAAGGTGCGTCCGGCAAGAATGGGCGAGCTGGCGCAATTTGACGCTATTGTGAGCGATTGCCGCCCGGATGACGAGATCGTGGCCCACGCGAAGGCGCAGCAGGTGAAGTTGATGTATTAA
- the ybjG gene encoding undecaprenyl-diphosphate phosphatase, translating to MLENLNYGLFYFINATPASPEWMIDFATFVARDLISIVPVLAVVLWLWGPRKEVTAQRQLVIKVAMAIGVSVVTSYLLGHAFPHDRPFVDHVGYNFLHHAPDDSFPSDHGTVIFTFALAFLFWHRLWSGAVLMGIALAIAWSRVYLGVHWPLDMVGGFLVGLMGCVSAAILWSLFGPTLYRGLSQLYRVLFALPIRKGWIRD from the coding sequence ATGTTAGAGAATCTGAACTACGGACTGTTTTATTTCATCAACGCCACGCCAGCCTCGCCGGAATGGATGATTGATTTCGCCACCTTTGTTGCCAGAGATCTGATCTCGATTGTTCCTGTACTGGCCGTTGTTCTCTGGTTGTGGGGTCCACGCAAAGAGGTCACTGCACAGCGCCAGCTGGTGATCAAAGTGGCGATGGCCATCGGTGTCAGCGTAGTGACCAGCTATCTGCTGGGACATGCCTTCCCCCACGACCGTCCGTTCGTCGATCATGTTGGCTATAATTTCCTGCACCACGCGCCTGACGACTCCTTCCCAAGCGATCATGGCACCGTGATTTTCACCTTCGCTCTGGCGTTTCTGTTCTGGCATCGCCTGTGGTCTGGCGCAGTTCTGATGGGTATCGCGCTGGCCATCGCCTGGTCCCGCGTTTATCTTGGCGTTCACTGGCCGCTGGATATGGTGGGCGGTTTCCTGGTGGGGCTGATGGGCTGCGTGAGCGCGGCGATCCTGTGGAGCCTCTTTGGCCCGACGCTTTACCGCGGGCTGTCTCAGCTGTATCGCGTGCTGTTTGCCCTCCCGATCCGCAAAGGCTGGATACGTGACTAA
- a CDS encoding phosphatase PAP2 family protein: MPYTFSASELSKLPSNKTKQLYRLPARFYGYQLFVLIVLAVLFTWLSRDETLDRWITGFWYDAATHHFPLQQNPLLDLLNHRLAKYVSIALAAVALIYGVAKRNARLLTAALLMGLGALVVGVLKSSSHHSCPWDLVEYGGKAVSYPLFSAVPADSGPGRCFPGGHSSSGFMVMGLFFAFWRERPRLAWSFVVLGAVLGLVMGYGQVMRGAHFFSHNLWAGWWVWFSQVVVYGLVSAWFAKE, encoded by the coding sequence ATGCCATACACCTTCAGTGCTTCAGAATTGTCTAAGTTACCGTCAAATAAGACAAAACAGCTTTACCGTTTACCCGCACGCTTTTATGGTTATCAGCTTTTCGTGCTGATTGTCCTCGCCGTCCTGTTTACCTGGCTTTCACGCGACGAAACGCTCGACAGATGGATCACCGGTTTCTGGTATGACGCAGCGACGCATCATTTTCCGTTGCAGCAGAACCCCTTGCTGGACCTGCTCAATCATCGGCTGGCGAAATACGTCTCCATCGCTCTGGCTGCGGTTGCGCTGATTTACGGTGTCGCCAAGCGCAATGCCCGACTGCTCACGGCCGCGCTTCTGATGGGGCTGGGTGCGCTGGTTGTCGGCGTGCTGAAAAGTAGTAGCCACCATAGCTGTCCGTGGGATCTGGTGGAGTATGGCGGAAAGGCGGTTTCTTACCCCCTGTTTAGCGCGGTGCCGGCAGACAGCGGACCGGGCCGTTGCTTCCCGGGCGGCCACTCGTCAAGCGGCTTTATGGTGATGGGGCTGTTTTTTGCCTTCTGGCGCGAACGTCCACGTCTGGCCTGGAGTTTTGTCGTGCTGGGTGCGGTATTGGGGCTGGTGATGGGCTACGGTCAGGTCATGCGCGGGGCGCATTTTTTTTCTCACAACCTGTGGGCTGGGTGGTGGGTATGGTTTTCCCAGGTGGTGGTCTATGGCCTTGTTTCCGCCTGGTTTGCGAAAGAGTGA
- a CDS encoding MFS transporter — MLNRSSSGNRLGRQALLFPLCLVLYEFSTYIGNDMIQPGMLAVVEQYNAGIEWVPTSMTAYLAGGMFLQWLLGPLSDRIDRRPVMLTGVVWFIVTCLATLLAQNIEQFTLLRFLQGVSLCFIGAVGYAAIQESFEEAVCIKITALMANVALIAPLLGPLVGAAWVHVAPWEGMFVLFAALAAISFFGLHRAMPETATRLGEKLSLKELGRDYKDVLKNGRFVAGALATGFVSLPLLAWIAQSPVIIISGEKLSSYEYGLLQVPIFGALIAGNLVLARLTSRRTVRSLIIMGGWPIAAGLILAAVATVASSHAYLWMTAGLSIYAFGIGVANAGLVRLTLFASEMSKGTVSAAMGMLQMLIFTVGIEVSKHAYAFGGNGLFSLFNLANGVLWVGLMVVFLKDKRVGSALQP, encoded by the coding sequence ATGTTAAACCGTTCTTCTTCCGGTAATCGTCTGGGACGTCAGGCGTTACTTTTCCCTCTGTGTCTGGTGCTCTACGAATTCTCTACCTATATCGGCAACGATATGATCCAGCCCGGTATGCTGGCCGTGGTAGAACAGTACAACGCGGGTATCGAGTGGGTGCCGACCTCTATGACCGCCTATCTGGCGGGCGGCATGTTTTTACAGTGGCTGTTAGGGCCGCTGTCGGACCGTATTGATCGTCGTCCGGTGATGCTGACCGGCGTGGTGTGGTTTATCGTCACCTGTCTTGCCACGCTGCTGGCGCAAAACATTGAACAATTTACCCTGCTGCGTTTCCTGCAGGGGGTGAGCCTGTGCTTTATCGGCGCCGTGGGGTATGCCGCTATTCAGGAGTCGTTTGAAGAGGCGGTGTGTATCAAAATCACCGCGCTGATGGCGAACGTGGCGCTGATTGCGCCGCTGCTGGGACCGCTGGTGGGTGCTGCCTGGGTACACGTTGCGCCGTGGGAGGGGATGTTCGTACTCTTCGCCGCCCTTGCTGCCATCTCCTTCTTTGGTCTGCACCGCGCGATGCCGGAAACGGCTACGCGTCTGGGTGAAAAGCTCTCCCTGAAAGAGCTGGGACGTGACTATAAAGACGTGTTGAAGAATGGCCGCTTTGTCGCGGGCGCGCTGGCGACGGGCTTTGTCAGCCTGCCGTTGCTGGCGTGGATTGCTCAGTCGCCGGTCATTATCATCAGCGGTGAGAAGCTCAGCAGTTATGAGTACGGTTTGCTGCAGGTGCCGATCTTTGGCGCGCTGATCGCCGGTAACCTCGTGCTGGCACGTCTGACGTCGCGCCGCACCGTTCGCTCGCTGATTATTATGGGCGGCTGGCCGATTGCGGCAGGGCTGATTCTGGCGGCGGTGGCAACCGTCGCGTCATCTCACGCTTATTTATGGATGACGGCCGGGCTGAGCATCTACGCCTTTGGTATCGGCGTGGCGAACGCCGGGCTGGTGCGCCTGACGCTGTTTGCCAGCGAAATGAGTAAAGGCACCGTCTCAGCGGCGATGGGCATGCTGCAGATGTTGATTTTTACCGTCGGTATTGAGGTGAGCAAGCACGCTTACGCTTTTGGCGGCAACGGGCTGTTCAGCCTGTTCAACCTTGCCAACGGCGTGCTGTGGGTGGGATTAATGGTGGTGTTCCTGAAAGACAAACGCGTCGGAAGCGCCCTGCAACCTTGA